From Actinoplanes oblitus, a single genomic window includes:
- a CDS encoding amidohydrolase family protein, with protein sequence MSTVSRRELLAGVAGATVLGPALAGAASAATRRTGLRQGTDLAVRQSPDGRRIAMDLAGVLWVLPAPGGPARRLTGDLFDVAQPDWAPDGESIAVQSYRTGSFDLWLIRPDGSGLRRLTTGPFDHREPRFAPDGRRLAFSSDRDGSYGIHLLELASGAITAVPGGTPAEEYEPAWSPDGARIAFVVAGTRIDVVEVATGARTTRVTVPTGQVLHGPEWTPDGSGLVYQVTLDGRSELWRDGRPEITGEEVFPFRVSFGPEGDFVYAADGALRRRALGAATRSEIGFSAPVTLRTPEYRKRTRDFESVRPRPVLGIGSPVLSPDGRSVAFRALNDIWTMRIGQPPRPLTRDSWWKSDPAWSPDGRLLSYSTDRGGKLDIWLRDLATGADRQLTALPNAAAVSGSWSADGARLAFLDQTGALYTVEVATGTIRKLFTATFEPGRPSWSADGRTIALAAIVPYSARYREGLSKILLVDTATGAGRYVDPLPRRSLQTRGDDGPVWSPDGTRLAFVVASVLWVVDVHPDGTYAGTPRQLTHEVTDAPSWSGDSTRLLYLNNGRLRLIDAAGGRPRTVDLALSWANTAPRGRTVIRAGRYWDGVSRTLSRDADLVVEGHRIVEVGPHRDDRDGRLIDARDAVVTPGLIDMHHHREMQGYSYGARQGRLWLSLGITTTRSPGSPAYQMVEERESVQSGARIGPRYFATGEAVDGSRIFYNFMRPTFDAAQMALELERAGALDYDLMKSYVRLAPERQRQVIAWAHRHGVHATSHYHYPAFAFGGDGQEHVGATSRFGYSRTVTALGSAYSDVADIFIDSRATLTPTLFGAVTLLADDTGLVDDVRVRTLYPSWEYATLRGIAETARTTDQTVNRRNLARQVAHVARVLRGGGRVITGTDSPISPNAVSTHLNLRAMVAYGMTPWEALSTATRIPADFLAEPLGRIAPGRYADLAILGGDPLADIDQAANVRQVIAAGVPHTVDSLLAPFAVATPLRESTVLPAVEHPDNAAFWWHDPEYVEHSRHACCSEVM encoded by the coding sequence ATGAGCACAGTCAGCAGACGTGAGCTTCTCGCCGGTGTCGCCGGCGCCACCGTCCTGGGCCCGGCGCTGGCCGGCGCCGCCTCTGCCGCGACCCGGCGCACCGGGCTGCGGCAGGGCACCGACCTGGCCGTCCGGCAGTCACCGGACGGCCGGCGGATCGCCATGGACCTGGCCGGCGTGCTGTGGGTGCTGCCCGCGCCGGGCGGGCCGGCCCGGCGGCTGACCGGTGATCTCTTCGACGTCGCCCAGCCGGACTGGGCCCCGGACGGCGAGAGCATCGCCGTGCAGTCGTACCGGACCGGGTCGTTCGACCTGTGGCTGATCCGCCCGGACGGCTCCGGGCTGCGCCGGCTCACCACCGGACCGTTCGACCACCGCGAGCCGCGGTTCGCGCCGGACGGCCGCCGGTTGGCGTTCTCCAGCGACCGGGACGGCAGTTACGGCATCCACCTGCTCGAGCTGGCCTCCGGCGCGATCACCGCGGTGCCCGGCGGCACCCCGGCCGAGGAGTACGAACCGGCCTGGTCCCCGGACGGCGCCCGGATCGCCTTCGTGGTCGCCGGCACCCGGATCGACGTGGTCGAGGTGGCGACCGGCGCCCGGACCACCCGGGTGACGGTACCCACCGGCCAGGTCCTGCACGGACCGGAGTGGACGCCGGACGGCTCCGGCCTCGTCTACCAGGTCACCCTGGACGGCCGCAGCGAGCTGTGGCGCGACGGAAGACCGGAGATCACCGGCGAGGAGGTCTTTCCCTTCCGGGTCTCCTTCGGTCCGGAGGGCGATTTCGTGTACGCCGCCGACGGCGCCCTGCGTCGCCGGGCGCTCGGCGCGGCCACCCGCTCGGAGATCGGCTTCTCCGCGCCGGTCACGCTGCGCACGCCGGAGTACCGCAAGCGGACCCGCGACTTCGAGTCGGTGCGGCCGCGTCCGGTGCTCGGCATCGGCAGCCCGGTGCTCTCCCCGGACGGCCGGTCGGTGGCCTTCCGGGCGCTCAACGACATCTGGACGATGCGGATCGGGCAGCCGCCCCGGCCGCTCACCCGGGACTCCTGGTGGAAGTCGGATCCGGCCTGGTCGCCGGACGGCCGGTTGCTGTCGTACTCCACCGACCGGGGCGGCAAGCTCGACATCTGGCTGCGGGACCTGGCGACCGGCGCGGACCGGCAGCTGACCGCGCTACCGAACGCGGCGGCGGTGTCCGGCAGTTGGTCGGCGGACGGCGCCCGGCTGGCGTTCCTGGACCAGACCGGTGCGCTCTACACGGTGGAGGTGGCCACCGGCACGATCCGCAAGCTGTTCACCGCGACGTTCGAGCCGGGCCGGCCGAGCTGGTCGGCCGACGGGCGCACCATCGCGCTGGCCGCGATCGTGCCGTACTCGGCTCGCTACCGGGAGGGGCTCAGCAAGATCCTGCTGGTGGACACCGCGACCGGCGCCGGCCGCTACGTCGACCCGCTGCCGCGGCGCTCGCTGCAGACCCGCGGCGACGACGGCCCGGTCTGGTCACCCGACGGCACCCGGCTCGCCTTCGTGGTGGCCAGCGTGCTCTGGGTCGTCGACGTGCACCCGGACGGCACCTACGCCGGGACGCCCCGGCAGCTCACCCACGAGGTCACCGACGCGCCGAGCTGGAGCGGCGACTCGACCCGGCTGCTCTACCTGAACAACGGGCGGCTGCGACTGATCGACGCGGCGGGCGGGCGGCCGCGTACCGTCGATCTGGCTCTGTCGTGGGCGAACACCGCGCCTCGCGGGCGGACCGTGATCCGGGCGGGCCGGTACTGGGACGGCGTCAGCCGGACTCTCAGCCGGGACGCCGACCTGGTGGTCGAGGGTCACCGGATCGTCGAGGTGGGACCGCACCGTGACGACCGGGACGGGCGGCTGATCGACGCGCGCGACGCGGTGGTCACGCCCGGCCTGATCGACATGCACCACCACCGCGAGATGCAGGGGTACTCCTACGGCGCGCGGCAGGGCCGGCTGTGGCTGTCCCTCGGCATCACCACCACCCGTTCGCCGGGCAGCCCCGCCTACCAGATGGTGGAGGAACGCGAGTCGGTGCAGTCCGGCGCCCGGATCGGGCCGCGATACTTCGCCACCGGTGAGGCGGTCGACGGGTCGCGGATCTTCTACAACTTCATGCGGCCCACCTTCGACGCGGCGCAGATGGCCCTGGAACTGGAGCGGGCCGGTGCTCTCGACTACGACCTGATGAAGTCCTACGTGCGGCTCGCCCCGGAACGGCAGCGGCAGGTGATCGCCTGGGCGCACCGGCACGGCGTGCACGCCACCTCGCACTATCACTACCCGGCGTTCGCGTTCGGCGGCGACGGGCAGGAGCACGTCGGCGCCACCAGCCGGTTCGGTTACTCGCGGACGGTCACCGCGCTCGGCTCGGCCTACTCGGACGTGGCGGACATCTTCATCGACAGCCGGGCCACCCTGACGCCGACGCTGTTCGGCGCGGTGACCCTGCTCGCCGACGACACCGGGCTGGTCGACGACGTGCGGGTGCGTACCCTCTACCCCAGCTGGGAGTACGCCACGCTGCGCGGCATCGCGGAGACCGCGCGGACCACCGACCAGACGGTGAACCGGCGGAACCTGGCCCGGCAGGTGGCGCACGTGGCCCGGGTGCTGCGCGGTGGCGGCCGGGTGATCACCGGCACCGACTCGCCGATCTCGCCGAACGCGGTCAGCACCCACCTCAATCTGCGGGCCATGGTCGCCTACGGGATGACGCCGTGGGAGGCGCTGAGCACCGCGACCCGGATCCCCGCCGACTTCCTCGCCGAGCCGCTGGGCCGGATCGCGCCCGGCCGCTACGCCGACCTGGCGATCCTGGGTGGCGACCCGCTGGCCGACATCGATCAGGCCGCGAACGTCCGTCAGGTGATCGCCGCCGGCGTCCCGCACACCGTCGACTCGCTGCTGGCGCCGTTCGCCGTCGCGACCCCCCTGCGGGAGAGCACCGTGCTCCCCGCCGTGGAGCATCCGGACAACGCGGCGTTCTGGTGGCATGATCCCGAGTACGTCGAGCACAGCCGGCACGCGTGCTGTTCGGAGGTCATGTGA
- a CDS encoding PilZ domain-containing protein, whose protein sequence is MDLPEIGSPIFLALGDGVNIRSRLESVDDGTFSVAAPLETNGPDGFLPGYEFEVFWVPPRTRIKMPVLLKGVTDSSPFRWTLFPTAEPEISNRREYARGGAGAPIRLFGEWGDQWLQGQMLDISEGGLRFWVPDAKMFSEGDYMRALVWLGNGEAEIKGKVYAVRPAGDEPGHHVVLIFKTMDPLAQMIRQYVIAWEIGERRKARARVAA, encoded by the coding sequence ATGGACCTGCCTGAGATCGGCTCCCCGATTTTCCTGGCCCTCGGCGACGGAGTGAACATCCGTTCCCGCCTCGAATCGGTGGACGACGGCACGTTCAGCGTGGCGGCGCCGCTGGAGACCAACGGCCCGGACGGCTTCCTGCCGGGCTACGAGTTCGAGGTGTTCTGGGTGCCGCCGCGCACCCGGATCAAGATGCCGGTCCTGCTCAAGGGCGTCACCGACAGCTCGCCGTTCCGCTGGACGCTGTTCCCGACGGCGGAGCCGGAGATCAGCAACCGGCGGGAGTACGCCCGCGGCGGCGCCGGCGCCCCGATCCGCCTCTTCGGCGAGTGGGGCGACCAGTGGCTGCAGGGCCAGATGCTCGACATCAGCGAGGGTGGCCTGCGGTTCTGGGTGCCGGACGCGAAGATGTTCTCCGAGGGCGACTACATGCGCGCCCTGGTCTGGCTCGGCAACGGTGAGGCCGAGATCAAGGGCAAGGTGTACGCGGTCCGCCCGGCCGGCGACGAGCCCGGTCACCACGTGGTCCTGATCTTCAAGACGATGGACCCGCTCGCCCAGATGATCCGGCAGTACGTCATCGCCTGGGAGATCGGCGAGCGCCGCAAGGCCCGGGCCCGGGTAGCCGCCTGA
- a CDS encoding DUF4190 domain-containing protein, translating to MNEEIPGQPHPAPGPAPVPPPADPLAFGAPAGDPLAAPPTAPMYSAPPQPSYAATPPQQSPQPYGGYPGQPYPGQPAPSQPYPGQPYPGQQAPGQPYPGQPYPPAGFPPPGFPPAHLNYGPPKTNGAAIASLIFGLLGGVLISVICGVIALSQIKKRGDRGKGMAVAGLSLSAFWILGIVTMVAVGSLTESDRPAGAGPTNGARPAATATTVGTGPADVRTDELHPGDCIATISDDETVYDMPVVSCSVPHQGEVYSVTTMPAGAFPGDKKVEAEAENRCGDKLDAYAIGKFKDAEFYYIFPSRRSWTVDRSITCIAVAPDNKKYTGSMVK from the coding sequence CGCTGGCCGCGCCGCCCACCGCCCCGATGTACAGCGCCCCGCCGCAGCCCAGCTACGCGGCGACGCCCCCGCAGCAGTCGCCGCAGCCCTACGGCGGCTACCCGGGCCAGCCCTACCCGGGCCAGCCGGCCCCGAGCCAGCCCTATCCCGGCCAGCCCTATCCAGGTCAGCAGGCTCCGGGTCAGCCTTACCCCGGTCAGCCCTACCCACCGGCGGGCTTCCCGCCGCCCGGTTTCCCGCCGGCGCACCTGAACTACGGCCCGCCCAAGACCAATGGTGCCGCCATCGCCTCGCTGATCTTCGGCCTTCTCGGCGGCGTTCTGATCAGTGTCATCTGCGGTGTCATCGCCCTGTCCCAGATCAAGAAGCGCGGCGACCGCGGCAAGGGCATGGCGGTGGCCGGGCTGAGCCTGTCCGCCTTCTGGATCCTCGGCATCGTCACGATGGTCGCGGTCGGCTCCCTGACCGAGAGCGACAGGCCCGCCGGCGCCGGTCCCACGAACGGCGCCCGGCCGGCCGCGACGGCGACCACCGTCGGCACCGGACCGGCCGACGTCCGGACCGACGAGCTGCACCCCGGTGACTGCATCGCCACGATCTCCGACGACGAGACCGTCTACGACATGCCGGTGGTGTCCTGCTCGGTGCCGCACCAGGGCGAGGTGTACAGCGTCACCACCATGCCGGCCGGTGCCTTCCCCGGCGACAAGAAGGTGGAGGCCGAGGCGGAGAACCGCTGCGGTGACAAACTGGACGCCTACGCGATCGGCAAGTTCAAGGACGCCGAGTTCTACTACATCTTCCCGTCCCGCCGGTCCTGGACCGTGGACCGCAGCATCACCTGCATCGCGGTGGCCCCGGACAACAAGAAGTACACCGGCTCCATGGTCAAGTGA
- a CDS encoding thioesterase family protein: MTVGAFYLPVGEHEFESTPATASPWDFSLQHGGPPAALLARAMQRCGADRATPLARVTVDFLGGIPQGRLRTEARVLRPGRRVELLEAEMWADGKLAVQASAWRIRQRDGATAGVATPAVLPPPVPPPSAGWSFGGISPDWGYGNAIEWRFVAGGFADPGPASVWTRVRIPLVAGEQTTPEQRAMIVADSANGLSGELPMADWLFIPPTLTVTFQRVPASEWMFLDAASTIGPNGTGIAQGTISDERGLVCRISQPLLVAPR, from the coding sequence GTGACGGTCGGAGCGTTCTACCTGCCGGTGGGCGAGCACGAGTTCGAGTCCACGCCCGCGACGGCCAGCCCGTGGGACTTCTCGCTCCAGCACGGCGGCCCGCCGGCCGCCCTGCTCGCCCGGGCCATGCAGCGCTGCGGCGCGGACCGCGCCACCCCGCTCGCCCGGGTCACCGTCGACTTCCTCGGCGGCATCCCGCAGGGACGGCTGCGCACCGAGGCCCGGGTGCTGCGGCCCGGCCGGCGGGTCGAACTGCTGGAGGCGGAGATGTGGGCCGACGGCAAGCTCGCCGTGCAGGCGAGCGCCTGGCGGATCCGGCAGCGGGACGGCGCCACCGCCGGGGTGGCCACCCCGGCGGTGCTCCCGCCGCCGGTCCCGCCGCCGTCGGCCGGCTGGTCGTTCGGCGGGATCAGCCCGGACTGGGGTTACGGCAACGCGATCGAGTGGCGGTTCGTCGCCGGCGGCTTCGCCGATCCGGGACCGGCGTCGGTCTGGACCCGGGTCCGGATCCCGCTGGTCGCCGGCGAGCAGACCACCCCGGAGCAGCGCGCGATGATCGTCGCCGACTCGGCCAACGGACTCTCCGGTGAGCTGCCGATGGCCGACTGGCTGTTCATCCCGCCCACGCTCACCGTCACCTTCCAGCGCGTGCCCGCGTCGGAGTGGATGTTCCTGGACGCGGCCAGCACCATCGGCCCGAACGGCACCGGCATCGCCCAGGGGACGATCTCCGACGAGCGCGGCCTGGTCTGCCGGATCAGCCAGCCGCTGCTGGTCGCGCCCCGCTGA
- a CDS encoding LLM class flavin-dependent oxidoreductase, translated as MRISIWPGAGQPWSDILETARHAEETGWDGVWVADHFMPNAGPGRDTRHPTLEAGSLVAALGAAIPRVRIGTLVYGNTYRHPAVVANMAATVDHVTGGRFTLGVGAGWQVNEHEQYGIELPPTKQLLDRFVEALQVIHGLLRQPTTTLTGEYYQLTDAVCEPKPVQDPLPIMIGAKGEKRMLGVVAEYADMWNTWGLPDLIAHKSAVLDRFCAERGRDPKSIARTAQALTVVNGPLPEGLPVPAIGGSPAKLADAIAEYRAAGLDELIVPDGFLGSGAEKLKAMDTVLGLLRG; from the coding sequence ATGCGCATTTCGATCTGGCCGGGTGCAGGTCAGCCCTGGTCCGACATTCTGGAAACCGCCCGTCACGCGGAAGAGACCGGCTGGGACGGCGTCTGGGTCGCCGACCACTTCATGCCGAACGCCGGACCCGGCCGGGACACCCGGCACCCCACCCTGGAGGCCGGTTCGCTGGTCGCCGCGCTCGGCGCGGCGATCCCGCGAGTCCGGATCGGCACCCTGGTCTACGGCAACACCTACCGGCACCCGGCGGTGGTGGCCAACATGGCGGCCACCGTCGACCACGTCACCGGTGGCCGGTTCACCCTCGGCGTCGGCGCCGGCTGGCAGGTCAACGAGCACGAGCAGTACGGCATCGAGCTGCCCCCGACCAAGCAGCTGCTGGACCGCTTCGTCGAGGCGCTGCAGGTCATCCACGGCCTGCTGCGCCAGCCGACGACCACCCTGACCGGGGAGTATTACCAGCTCACCGACGCGGTCTGCGAGCCGAAACCGGTGCAGGACCCGCTGCCCATCATGATCGGCGCCAAGGGCGAGAAGCGCATGCTGGGCGTGGTCGCCGAGTACGCCGACATGTGGAACACCTGGGGCCTGCCGGACCTGATCGCGCACAAGTCCGCGGTCCTCGACCGGTTCTGCGCCGAGCGCGGCCGGGACCCCAAGTCCATCGCCCGCACCGCCCAGGCGCTGACCGTGGTGAACGGCCCGCTGCCGGAGGGCCTGCCGGTGCCGGCCATCGGCGGCAGCCCGGCGAAACTGGCCGACGCGATCGCCGAGTACCGCGCCGCCGGGCTGGACGAGCTGATCGTGCCGGACGGCTTCCTCGGCTCCGGCGCCGAGAAGCTCAAGGCGATGGACACCGTCCTCGGGTTGCTGAGGGGTTAG
- a CDS encoding nuclear transport factor 2 family protein, protein MTEGELLAAERRLQDAQRAGDVAELDRLLDDRLVAIGPDGGRYRKDDDLAAYRTGSSVIESLTEVSLESLVVAGTGVTFVVCDVAGSFGGAPFRARLRYTRTWAYAEGAGWRVVAAHIAVA, encoded by the coding sequence ATGACCGAGGGGGAGTTGCTGGCCGCCGAGCGGCGGTTGCAGGACGCGCAGCGTGCCGGCGACGTGGCCGAGCTGGACCGGCTGCTGGACGACCGGCTGGTCGCGATCGGCCCGGACGGCGGGCGCTATCGCAAGGACGACGACCTGGCGGCGTACCGGACGGGCAGCTCGGTGATCGAGTCGCTGACCGAGGTGAGCCTGGAGTCGCTGGTGGTGGCGGGCACCGGCGTCACGTTCGTGGTGTGTGACGTGGCGGGCTCGTTCGGCGGGGCGCCGTTCCGGGCCCGGCTGCGCTACACGCGGACCTGGGCGTACGCGGAAGGGGCCGGCTGGCGGGTGGTGGCGGCGCACATCGCCGTGGCCTGA
- a CDS encoding glutamate-cysteine ligase family protein: MTTLTEQAAAEHLAARAFAPGLPGFVGVTVDLLLDPARTPTGRRPLRHGFLDARSPRVVVVSGPPSPGLETALRRMSDDLAAATRLMDRHGLTVLPFATGTVHPDGPPHAYGTATAGIRIGLEAGLDDAGPLGLRRRWVLAHTLTPVLAAAFANAPLRHGRPTGWRSVRQALRRDLPVLPGSPAVPGQRIPDNPREAGGSRFTADVRTAWAATVLDAPTVTGRSLRDRFRSGARIAVDDLGRHLAALRPPVAARGHLEIDAVDRQPGNGWRLPAAVITALLDDPRAAEEAYAATIHLVDEPRLWERAARDALTDPVLADAARACFLAAYASLARHGATRELRDALADFTDRYVTRGRCPADDLLDRAAGLV, translated from the coding sequence GTGACCACCCTGACCGAGCAGGCCGCCGCTGAGCACCTCGCCGCCCGGGCGTTCGCCCCCGGGTTGCCCGGGTTCGTCGGGGTGACGGTCGACCTGCTGCTCGACCCGGCCCGCACGCCCACCGGGCGGCGGCCGCTACGGCACGGCTTCCTGGACGCGCGGTCGCCGCGGGTGGTGGTGGTCAGCGGCCCGCCGTCGCCGGGCCTGGAGACCGCGCTGCGCCGGATGTCCGACGACCTGGCCGCCGCGACCCGGCTGATGGACCGGCACGGGCTGACCGTGCTGCCGTTCGCCACCGGCACCGTGCACCCGGACGGGCCGCCGCACGCGTACGGCACCGCGACCGCCGGGATCCGGATCGGCCTGGAGGCGGGTCTCGACGACGCCGGGCCGCTCGGGCTGCGCCGCCGCTGGGTCCTCGCGCACACGCTCACCCCGGTGCTCGCCGCCGCGTTCGCCAACGCGCCGCTGCGGCACGGCCGCCCGACCGGCTGGCGCAGCGTGCGCCAGGCGCTCCGCCGGGACCTGCCGGTGCTGCCCGGCAGCCCGGCGGTGCCGGGACAGCGGATTCCCGACAACCCGCGGGAGGCCGGTGGGTCCCGGTTCACCGCCGATGTCCGGACGGCCTGGGCCGCCACCGTCCTGGACGCGCCGACCGTCACCGGCCGCAGCCTCCGCGACCGCTTCCGATCAGGCGCCCGCATCGCCGTCGACGACCTGGGCCGCCACCTCGCCGCGCTGCGCCCACCGGTGGCCGCCCGGGGACACCTGGAGATCGACGCCGTCGACCGGCAACCCGGCAACGGCTGGCGCCTCCCGGCCGCCGTGATCACCGCCCTGCTCGACGACCCGCGCGCCGCCGAGGAGGCGTACGCCGCCACCATCCACCTGGTCGACGAGCCGCGCCTGTGGGAACGGGCCGCCCGCGACGCCCTCACCGACCCGGTCCTGGCCGACGCCGCCCGGGCCTGCTTCCTGGCCGCCTACGCCAGCCTCGCCCGCCACGGCGCCACCCGGGAACTGCGCGACGCCCTGGCCGACTTCACCGACCGCTACGTGACCCGGGGCCGCTGCCCCGCCGACGACCTCCTCGACCGCGCCGCCGGCCTGGTCTGA
- the sigJ gene encoding RNA polymerase sigma factor SigJ encodes MTVFDQYRSLLFSVAYRILGSAADAEDAVQDSWLKWSAADRSKVADPKAYLVRIVSNTALDRLRSAGARRETYVGPWLPEPILTSGEAPDVAPALLLVLENLTPLERAVFVLKEAFAFSYEEIAEVVERSPESVRQTARRAREHVRAHRPRFPADPDRQRAVTERFFAAASGGDINTLMELLAPDVTLWTDGGGKVRQAMRPVHGAERVAAWLAGVGTRPYEGVRPDQMSARLVELNGGAGVVITGAGRVLGTLTLDLDADGRVAAILNTANPDKLAAVQGGVVHRV; translated from the coding sequence GTGACCGTCTTCGATCAGTATCGGAGCCTGCTCTTCTCGGTGGCCTACCGGATCCTCGGCAGCGCCGCGGACGCCGAGGACGCGGTGCAGGACTCCTGGCTGAAGTGGTCGGCGGCCGACCGGTCCAAGGTCGCCGACCCGAAGGCCTACCTGGTGCGGATCGTGTCGAACACGGCGCTGGACCGGCTGCGGTCGGCCGGCGCCCGCCGCGAGACCTACGTCGGGCCGTGGCTGCCCGAGCCGATCCTGACCAGCGGCGAGGCCCCGGACGTGGCGCCCGCGCTGCTGCTGGTCCTGGAGAACCTGACCCCGCTGGAGCGGGCGGTGTTCGTGCTGAAGGAGGCGTTCGCCTTCAGCTACGAGGAGATCGCCGAGGTGGTCGAACGGAGCCCGGAGAGCGTGCGGCAGACGGCGCGTCGGGCGCGCGAGCACGTACGGGCGCATCGGCCCCGGTTCCCGGCGGACCCTGACCGGCAGCGCGCGGTGACCGAGCGCTTCTTCGCGGCCGCCTCCGGCGGCGACATCAACACCCTGATGGAGCTGCTCGCCCCGGACGTCACGCTGTGGACCGACGGCGGCGGCAAGGTACGCCAGGCGATGCGCCCGGTGCACGGCGCCGAGCGGGTCGCGGCGTGGCTGGCCGGCGTGGGCACCCGGCCCTACGAGGGCGTGCGCCCGGACCAGATGTCGGCCCGGCTGGTCGAGCTGAACGGCGGCGCCGGGGTGGTGATCACCGGGGCCGGCCGGGTGCTCGGCACGCTCACCCTCGACCTGGACGCCGACGGCCGGGTGGCGGCGATCCTCAACACCGCCAACCCCGACAAGCTGGCCGCGGTGCAGGGCGGCGTGGTGCACCGGGTGTGA
- a CDS encoding NAD(P)/FAD-dependent oxidoreductase encodes MSTKIVVIGAGYTGMLTAVSLAGRTRRRGDVEITVVNATERFTERLRLHQTATGQDLRDLSIRDLLAGSNARLETGWVTGIDTAARTVRIDDEREIGYDTLIYALGGAADTSAVPGAADHAYTLDSASEADLFARRLTELSEARVKDAAEPGQGRARDAGGREDGPGEGRARDAGGREDGPGEGRARDAGGREDGPGEGRVVVCGSGLTGVEAAAEIAERFPRLTVTLLGRAEPGQNLGPRARDHLRTALVRLGVQVRTGEIIKVRPDGVDLAGGETVPAGAILWTSGVRVSPLPAAAGLTVDDHGRIVVDEALRSVSHPRVWAIGDAAAITQRYGVMHGTCQGGMPTAAHTAAQVVRELDGKPVKPFRFGYYHAPISLGRRDAVVQFTHADDSPARMALTGRAAVWYKETVTASPWPTFQRARKHPASVMVWRR; translated from the coding sequence ATGTCCACCAAAATCGTGGTGATCGGCGCCGGATACACGGGCATGCTCACGGCGGTCAGCCTGGCCGGCCGCACCCGCCGTCGCGGCGACGTCGAGATCACCGTGGTCAACGCCACCGAGCGTTTCACCGAGCGGCTCCGCCTGCACCAGACCGCTACCGGGCAGGACCTGCGGGACCTGAGCATCCGGGACCTGCTGGCCGGTAGCAACGCGCGCCTGGAGACCGGCTGGGTGACCGGGATCGACACCGCCGCCCGGACCGTCCGGATCGACGACGAGCGGGAGATCGGGTACGACACGCTGATCTACGCGCTGGGCGGCGCGGCCGACACCTCGGCGGTGCCGGGTGCGGCGGACCACGCGTACACCTTGGACTCGGCGAGCGAGGCGGACCTGTTCGCGCGCCGCCTGACCGAGCTGAGCGAAGCTCGCGTAAAGGATGCGGCGGAGCCGGGCCAGGGCCGGGCGCGGGATGCGGGCGGTCGTGAAGACGGGCCGGGCGAGGGCCGGGCGCGGGATGCGGGCGGTCGTGAAGACGGGCCGGGCGAGGGCCGGGCGCGGGATGCGGGCGGTCGTGAAGACGGGCCGGGCGAGGGCCGCGTCGTGGTCTGCGGCAGCGGGCTGACCGGGGTGGAGGCGGCCGCGGAGATCGCCGAGCGGTTTCCGCGCCTCACCGTCACCCTGCTGGGCCGGGCCGAGCCCGGCCAGAACCTCGGGCCCAGGGCCCGCGACCACCTGAGGACCGCGCTGGTCCGGCTGGGCGTCCAGGTCCGGACCGGCGAGATCATCAAGGTACGCCCGGACGGCGTCGACCTGGCCGGCGGCGAGACGGTGCCGGCCGGCGCGATCCTGTGGACCAGCGGCGTGCGTGTCTCGCCGCTCCCGGCCGCCGCCGGGCTGACCGTCGACGATCACGGCCGGATCGTTGTCGACGAGGCGTTGCGCTCGGTCTCGCACCCCCGGGTGTGGGCGATCGGTGACGCCGCCGCGATCACCCAGCGGTACGGCGTCATGCACGGCACCTGCCAGGGCGGGATGCCGACCGCCGCGCACACCGCCGCGCAGGTGGTTCGCGAGCTGGACGGCAAGCCGGTCAAGCCGTTCCGGTTCGGTTACTACCACGCCCCGATCAGCCTGGGCCGCCGCGACGCGGTGGTCCAGTTCACCCACGCCGACGACTCCCCGGCGCGGATGGCGCTCACCGGCCGGGCGGCGGTCTGGTACAAGGAGACCGTGACAGCCTCGCCGTGGCCCACCTTCCAGCGTGCCCGCAAGCACCCGGCCTCGGTGATGGTGTGGCGCCGGTGA